One window of Dysidea avara chromosome 11, odDysAvar1.4, whole genome shotgun sequence genomic DNA carries:
- the LOC136238002 gene encoding uncharacterized protein — protein sequence MSQAQENTAEHKSYLERTKVLAAVQDVLQQLVEDQPDDPLLFLSDHFEKLTRPPVDPVQKAVSLLQSCSDSTDASDVIYECFLLLNSEESWNHVQDGVIGITFNGFLRRLFSDLDKGELLKTLLQPDDDRIEFKMFNSIITTYLESKQAKSS from the exons AACGTACCAAAGTATTGGCTGCAGTACAAGATGTCCTTCAACAGTTGGTAGAAGATCAACCAGATGATCCTCTATTATTTTTATCAGATCA TTTTGAAAAGCTGACACGTCCACCAGTGGACCCTGTACAGAAGGCAGTTTCACTACTACAAAGTTGTAGTGATAGTACTGATGCTTCAGATGTTATTTATGAATGTTTTCTTCTATTAAACAGTGAAG AATCATGGAATCATGTTCAAGACGGAGTTATTGGAATTACTTTCAATGGATTTTTACGAAGACTATTCAG TGATTTAGACAAAGGGGAGCTGTTGAAAACATTATTGCAACCAGACGATGACAGGATTGAATTCAAAATGTTTAACTCTATCATTACAACTTACCTTGAATCAAAGCAGGCGAAGTCATCATAA